One part of the Bradyrhizobium sp. CB1650 genome encodes these proteins:
- a CDS encoding epoxide hydrolase: MGIASAGAANLLSMHPASAAKSDEIRPFHVDISKAALVDLRERLKATRWPDRETVADPSQGVQLATLQQLARYWETNHDWRKVEVRLNALPQFISEIDGLAIHFIHVRSKHDNALPMIVTHGWPGSIIEQMKIIDPLTNPTAHGASASDAFHLVIPSLPGHGFSGKPAAPGWTPVSIARAWATLMQRLGYTRYVAQGGDWGNAASEVMALQQPPGLLGIHTNMAATVPADVSKALSVGGPPPAGLSTDEKHAWDQLDDFYKHGLAYAQEMSNRPQTLYGIADSPVGLAAWMLDHDIRSYRMISRVFDGKTEGLTCDDVLDNVTLYWLTNTGISSARLYWDTAQISTGGGFFDVRGVKIPVAVSAFPDEIYAAPRSWAERAYAELIYYNKPDKGGHFAAWEQPALFSSEVRAAFRSLRQSI; the protein is encoded by the coding sequence ATGGGCATCGCGTCAGCAGGTGCGGCCAATCTGCTTTCGATGCACCCCGCCTCCGCAGCCAAGAGCGACGAAATTCGCCCCTTCCACGTCGACATCTCCAAAGCCGCCCTCGTCGACCTGCGCGAACGCTTGAAGGCCACGCGTTGGCCCGACCGCGAAACCGTCGCCGATCCGTCCCAGGGTGTACAACTGGCTACCCTCCAGCAGCTCGCGAGGTATTGGGAGACGAACCACGATTGGCGGAAAGTCGAAGTGCGGCTCAACGCGCTGCCTCAATTCATCTCCGAGATCGATGGGCTCGCTATCCATTTCATTCACGTCCGCTCGAAGCACGACAACGCGCTGCCGATGATCGTGACGCACGGCTGGCCCGGCTCGATCATCGAGCAAATGAAGATAATCGATCCACTGACGAATCCAACGGCGCACGGTGCGAGCGCATCGGATGCTTTCCATCTGGTGATCCCCTCGTTGCCGGGCCACGGCTTTTCGGGCAAGCCGGCCGCGCCCGGCTGGACCCCCGTCAGCATTGCCCGTGCGTGGGCGACGCTGATGCAACGCCTGGGCTACACACGGTACGTGGCGCAGGGAGGGGACTGGGGGAACGCCGCCTCGGAAGTGATGGCACTGCAACAGCCGCCGGGATTACTCGGAATTCACACCAACATGGCGGCGACTGTTCCTGCGGATGTTTCCAAGGCTCTTTCGGTGGGCGGTCCGCCGCCCGCCGGCCTCTCAACCGACGAAAAGCATGCGTGGGACCAACTCGATGATTTTTACAAGCATGGCTTGGCCTATGCCCAGGAAATGTCGAACCGGCCCCAGACGCTCTACGGAATCGCCGATTCGCCGGTTGGGCTCGCTGCATGGATGCTGGACCACGACATCCGCAGCTACCGCATGATCTCACGCGTGTTCGATGGAAAGACCGAGGGGCTGACTTGCGACGACGTCCTCGACAACGTTACCCTCTACTGGTTGACCAACACCGGGATCTCCTCGGCGCGTCTTTATTGGGACACCGCGCAGATTTCGACGGGCGGAGGTTTCTTCGACGTCAGGGGCGTCAAGATCCCGGTCGCCGTGAGCGCGTTCCCTGATGAAATCTACGCTGCCCCGCGAAGCTGGGCGGAGCGGGCTTATGCCGAACTCATTTATTACAACAAACCCGATAAAGGCGGGCACTTCGCCGCCTGGGAGCAACCGGCGTTGTTTTCCTCGGAAGTTCGGGCGGCCTTCCGTTCGCTGCGGCAATCGATTTGA
- a CDS encoding enoyl-CoA hydratase/isomerase family protein: protein MNRPERAFASQEIRLERRLPSYWRVTFDLPPVNIFGPKETLRLGEIITAIEQDEQVKVVVFDSNVDGFFVTHYDFLAPLEESAKIPPGPTGLQALPDMLVRLSRAPVVSIASIRGRATGVGSELVLASDMRFASREKAILSQWEVGAGLVPGGGPMARLPRLMGRGRALEILLSADDIDGDLAERYGYVNRSLPDVELDGFVDALAMRIASFDKQAIADTKRLVDVASLPPDAEIKPEWDAFIAALGRPASQKRIKALMDRGFHRPGDVENRLGFYVGQIGG from the coding sequence ATGAATCGTCCCGAAAGGGCCTTTGCGAGCCAGGAAATCCGCCTTGAGCGACGTTTGCCGTCATACTGGCGGGTCACATTTGATCTACCGCCGGTCAACATCTTCGGGCCGAAGGAGACGCTGCGACTCGGCGAGATCATCACCGCGATCGAACAAGACGAGCAGGTCAAGGTCGTGGTCTTCGACAGCAACGTCGATGGCTTCTTCGTCACGCACTACGATTTCCTGGCGCCTCTCGAAGAATCAGCGAAGATCCCGCCGGGGCCGACGGGCTTGCAGGCTCTGCCGGATATGCTGGTGCGCCTCAGCCGGGCGCCGGTTGTGTCCATCGCATCGATCCGGGGACGCGCAACCGGAGTCGGCAGCGAACTCGTTTTGGCAAGCGACATGCGCTTCGCCAGCCGCGAGAAGGCCATTCTCTCCCAATGGGAGGTTGGGGCTGGCCTGGTGCCAGGCGGAGGCCCGATGGCACGGCTGCCACGGTTGATGGGCAGAGGTCGGGCGCTGGAAATCCTGCTCAGCGCGGACGATATCGATGGCGATCTCGCTGAACGTTACGGGTACGTCAATCGATCGCTTCCAGACGTCGAACTCGACGGCTTCGTCGATGCGCTCGCCATGCGGATCGCGTCGTTCGACAAGCAGGCGATCGCGGATACGAAGCGGCTGGTGGATGTCGCGAGCCTGCCGCCCGATGCGGAAATCAAGCCGGAATGGGACGCATTCATCGCGGCTCTCGGTCGGCCGGCCAGCCAGAAGCGGATCAAGGCGCTCATGGATCGTGGCTTCCATCGTCCAGGAGATGTCGAGAACCGGCTTGGGTTCTACGTCGGTCAAATCGGCGGCTGA
- a CDS encoding 2Fe-2S iron-sulfur cluster-binding protein codes for MAFTITINGLTHSVDVDGDTPLLWVLRDALGMTGTKFGCGMALCGACTVHVDGTATRSCITTIDSIGDSKITTIEAIGTTPAGAKIQRAWLEHEVVQCGYCQSGQIMSASALLAGNPQPTDKDIDDAMSGNICRCGTYVRIREAIKLAAQANGKAG; via the coding sequence ATGGCCTTTACCATCACAATCAATGGACTCACACATAGCGTCGATGTCGACGGCGATACGCCGTTGCTTTGGGTGTTGCGCGACGCACTCGGCATGACCGGGACGAAATTCGGCTGTGGCATGGCACTGTGCGGGGCATGCACGGTACATGTCGACGGTACTGCTACACGTTCCTGCATCACAACCATCGACAGCATCGGTGACTCCAAGATCACCACGATTGAGGCGATTGGGACGACGCCAGCGGGGGCAAAGATCCAGAGGGCATGGCTCGAGCATGAGGTGGTGCAGTGCGGCTATTGCCAGTCCGGCCAGATCATGTCGGCGTCGGCCCTGCTCGCGGGCAATCCGCAACCGACAGACAAGGATATCGATGATGCCATGAGCGGCAATATCTGCCGGTGCGGCACCTATGTGCGGATCCGCGAGGCGATCAAACTCGCCGCACAGGCTAATGGAAAGGCAGGCTAA
- a CDS encoding xanthine dehydrogenase family protein molybdopterin-binding subunit: protein MASDSNLSRRNFLIGSAAVSGGMMLSLALPFGRSEAAGVEDFAPNAFIRIGSDGQVILTMPYVEMGQGTYTSIPMLIAEELEVGLNQVRLEHAPPNEKLYANPMLGVQATGNSNALRGGWMPLRQAGATAKVMLIAAAAKRWGVDANSCRAQEGEVVYEKSGKRVKYGELAADAAQMPIPKKVELKRPEDFRLIGTPTKRLDAAGKVNGRATYGIDVRPPGVKIATLAQSPVFGGRLKSLDDSAAKAVKGVRQIVRLDDAVAVVADHMGAAKKGLEALKIEWDGGPNAGLSTQDVARELEQATLKPGAVAQNIGDADSAMGSAMTKVEASYEVPFLAHATMEPMNCTVHFRGSECEIWIGTQAIARVQAMAAKAAGLSPEKVTVHNHPLGGGFGRRLEADGAVRAVEIAKQVDGPVKVVWTREEDIQHDLYRPYWFDRLTAGLDKDGKPIAWNHRFAGSSVISRWLPPAFANGLDPDSTEGAINLVYNFPNFHVEYVRVEPPGIPTGFWRSVGPSHNVFVTESFVDELAAAAKQDAVAFRRALLEHDPRARAVLDLVAEKAGWGQPLPKGRGRGVSLQNAFGSLLAQVAEVEVAKDGSVRVHRVTCAMDCGTVINPNTVQAQLQGGIMYGVTAALYGEITLKSGRVEQTNFDTYQILRMNEAPAVEVHLIKSTEPPGGMGETGTSAIVPAIANAVFAATGKRLRKMPIDVNILKQPA from the coding sequence ATGGCATCCGATTCCAATCTCTCTCGCCGAAATTTCCTTATCGGCAGCGCCGCCGTTAGCGGCGGGATGATGCTGAGCCTGGCCCTCCCGTTCGGACGCAGCGAAGCGGCTGGCGTCGAAGACTTTGCCCCAAACGCCTTCATTCGCATCGGCAGCGACGGCCAGGTCATTCTGACCATGCCCTATGTCGAAATGGGGCAGGGGACCTATACCTCGATTCCAATGCTGATCGCTGAGGAGCTCGAGGTTGGCTTGAACCAGGTTCGGCTGGAGCACGCTCCGCCCAACGAGAAGCTTTACGCCAATCCGATGCTGGGCGTGCAGGCGACCGGCAACTCGAACGCGCTGCGTGGCGGCTGGATGCCGCTGCGCCAAGCAGGTGCGACCGCGAAGGTGATGCTGATCGCAGCCGCGGCCAAGCGCTGGGGAGTCGATGCCAACTCCTGCCGCGCGCAGGAGGGCGAGGTGGTCTACGAGAAGAGCGGAAAGCGCGTGAAGTATGGAGAGCTGGCCGCAGACGCTGCGCAGATGCCGATTCCGAAGAAGGTCGAGCTGAAGCGGCCGGAAGACTTCAGACTGATCGGCACGCCGACGAAACGGCTCGACGCAGCCGGCAAGGTGAATGGTAGGGCAACCTATGGCATCGACGTCCGTCCCCCTGGCGTGAAAATCGCGACCCTCGCGCAATCGCCCGTCTTCGGCGGACGGCTGAAGAGCCTAGATGATAGCGCGGCGAAGGCCGTCAAGGGCGTGCGCCAGATCGTTCGTCTCGATGACGCTGTGGCGGTCGTGGCCGATCATATGGGGGCCGCGAAAAAGGGGCTGGAAGCACTCAAGATCGAGTGGGACGGCGGCCCGAACGCCGGGCTCTCGACGCAGGACGTGGCCCGCGAGCTCGAGCAAGCGACGCTCAAGCCGGGCGCAGTTGCGCAGAACATCGGCGATGCCGACAGCGCCATGGGCAGTGCCATGACGAAGGTCGAGGCGAGCTACGAGGTTCCGTTCCTGGCGCATGCCACGATGGAGCCGATGAACTGCACGGTCCACTTCCGTGGCAGTGAGTGCGAGATCTGGATCGGCACCCAGGCCATCGCACGTGTGCAGGCCATGGCGGCGAAAGCCGCAGGCCTGTCGCCAGAGAAGGTCACCGTCCACAATCATCCGCTCGGCGGCGGCTTTGGCCGGCGGCTGGAGGCTGACGGCGCGGTACGCGCGGTCGAGATTGCCAAGCAGGTCGATGGTCCGGTCAAGGTCGTATGGACCCGTGAGGAAGATATCCAACACGACCTCTACCGCCCCTATTGGTTCGACCGGCTTACGGCAGGCCTCGACAAGGATGGCAAACCGATCGCCTGGAACCACCGCTTTGCAGGATCCTCGGTCATCTCACGCTGGCTTCCGCCCGCATTCGCAAACGGTCTCGATCCGGACTCGACGGAAGGGGCAATCAACCTCGTTTATAATTTCCCGAATTTCCACGTCGAATACGTCCGTGTTGAGCCGCCGGGGATTCCAACCGGCTTCTGGCGCAGCGTTGGTCCGTCGCACAACGTATTCGTCACGGAGAGCTTTGTCGACGAACTGGCGGCAGCGGCCAAGCAAGATGCTGTCGCCTTTCGGCGCGCGCTACTCGAGCACGATCCGCGGGCTAGAGCCGTCCTCGATCTTGTCGCCGAGAAAGCGGGCTGGGGTCAGCCCTTGCCGAAAGGCCGCGGCCGCGGCGTCTCGCTCCAGAACGCGTTCGGCAGTCTCCTCGCGCAAGTCGCCGAGGTCGAGGTGGCAAAGGATGGCTCCGTTCGCGTCCACCGCGTTACCTGCGCGATGGACTGCGGCACCGTGATCAATCCCAACACGGTGCAGGCGCAGCTCCAAGGCGGAATCATGTATGGCGTGACGGCCGCGCTCTATGGCGAGATCACGCTTAAGAGCGGCCGTGTCGAACAGACCAATTTCGACACCTACCAGATCCTGCGCATGAACGAGGCGCCAGCTGTTGAGGTGCACCTCATCAAGAGTACGGAGCCGCCGGGCGGCATGGGCGAGACCGGAACGTCGGCGATTGTCCCCGCCATCGCCAACGCTGTGTTCGCCGCAACGGGAAAACGTCTGCGCAAGATGCCGATCGACGTCAATATTCTGAAGCAGCCGGCGTGA
- a CDS encoding OsmC family protein — MIRKAKAVWHGSGRAGSGSLSSESGVLADTPYSFRTRFENEKGTNPEELVAAAHAGCFTMALAFGLQAAGFTPTELSTEAAVTLEQEGQGFRISKSALTLRAKVPNLDEAGFARIAGEAEKNCPVSKALNATITLDAKLNI, encoded by the coding sequence ATGATCCGCAAGGCAAAGGCAGTTTGGCACGGCAGTGGCCGTGCCGGCAGTGGCAGCCTCTCGAGCGAATCCGGCGTACTCGCCGACACACCATATTCGTTCAGGACGCGTTTCGAGAATGAGAAGGGCACCAACCCCGAGGAGTTGGTTGCCGCCGCCCATGCCGGCTGTTTCACCATGGCGCTCGCCTTCGGTCTGCAGGCGGCGGGCTTCACCCCGACCGAGCTCTCGACAGAAGCCGCTGTCACCCTGGAGCAGGAGGGGCAGGGATTCCGCATTAGCAAGTCGGCACTCACCTTGCGCGCCAAAGTGCCAAATCTTGATGAAGCGGGCTTTGCTCGCATCGCTGGAGAGGCGGAGAAGAACTGCCCGGTGTCCAAAGCTCTCAACGCGACCATCACCTTGGACGCGAAATTAAACATCTGA
- a CDS encoding cupin domain-containing protein — translation MAPMPCNHQPDQADFRAILPADIDWKPFPAFPSGARLAVLVGHPTEPGPYVVRVKVPDGTKLMPHKHPEDRIYTVMSGVFYIGLGESFDGDKVKAYPPGSVIVLPGETWHFHWAKSGEYVTQVTAIGPLGLEYHDPHDDPRHQHA, via the coding sequence ATGGCACCGATGCCATGCAATCATCAACCTGATCAGGCTGATTTCAGGGCGATTCTGCCCGCAGACATCGACTGGAAGCCGTTCCCGGCGTTTCCGTCTGGGGCTCGTCTGGCGGTCCTCGTCGGCCATCCGACCGAACCGGGTCCTTATGTGGTCAGGGTTAAGGTGCCCGACGGCACGAAGCTGATGCCCCACAAGCATCCGGAAGATCGCATCTACACGGTCATGTCGGGCGTCTTCTACATCGGGCTCGGCGAAAGCTTCGATGGCGACAAGGTCAAAGCGTATCCGCCGGGCAGCGTCATCGTTCTTCCGGGGGAGACCTGGCATTTCCACTGGGCGAAGTCCGGCGAGTACGTCACCCAAGTGACGGCGATCGGTCCGCTTGGCCTCGAATATCACGACCCGCACGACGATCCGCGCCATCAACACGCGTAG
- a CDS encoding mandelate racemase/muconate lactonizing enzyme family protein, protein MIITGIETVPLRIPFKPCSKSASSAWGDSNLPAADALLVKVATDHGLVGWGEAFGFRAVASATLAVDQLIAPLCIGKDATRIEPLMLDVQKRLHVFGRGGALAFAISAVDIALWDIAGKAANAPLCRLLGGGGPELDCYASLVRYSEPSLVRAAVRQAIDAGFRTLKLHEIELAAIRAAREEAGPDIELTLDVNCPWTLYEARQMTEELKAVDLKWLEEPLWPPENFDGLTALRKTSGLPIAAGENVYTLMDFERLLAAGAVDFVQPSPAKMGGISELRRIFPLATLHNVPVMPHSFYDGPGLLAAIHTTAALGTADSMVEWRWFDLEATIYGDALSPKGGRISVPAGPGLGIDPDPDAIRIYGWK, encoded by the coding sequence ATGATCATCACCGGCATCGAGACCGTCCCCCTGCGCATTCCCTTTAAGCCCTGTAGCAAATCCGCCTCTTCCGCTTGGGGCGACAGCAACCTGCCGGCCGCGGACGCGCTGCTCGTCAAGGTGGCAACTGATCATGGGCTCGTGGGATGGGGGGAAGCGTTCGGCTTTCGCGCGGTCGCCTCGGCGACGCTTGCAGTCGACCAACTAATCGCGCCGCTCTGCATCGGCAAGGATGCGACCCGGATCGAACCGCTGATGCTGGACGTTCAGAAGAGGCTGCACGTGTTTGGACGAGGTGGCGCGCTGGCCTTCGCCATATCAGCAGTCGACATTGCTCTCTGGGATATTGCTGGTAAGGCCGCCAATGCGCCGCTGTGCCGGCTTTTGGGAGGCGGTGGGCCCGAGCTCGACTGCTATGCGAGCCTGGTCCGATATTCAGAACCGTCGCTCGTCCGAGCCGCGGTTCGACAGGCGATCGACGCTGGATTTCGCACGCTCAAACTTCATGAGATTGAACTTGCGGCCATTCGCGCTGCTCGCGAGGAGGCTGGCCCCGACATCGAGCTGACACTGGACGTCAACTGTCCCTGGACACTCTATGAGGCGCGGCAAATGACGGAAGAGCTCAAGGCGGTCGACCTGAAATGGCTGGAGGAGCCGCTCTGGCCGCCGGAGAATTTTGACGGTCTCACCGCGTTGAGAAAGACGAGTGGCCTCCCGATCGCAGCCGGCGAGAACGTCTACACGCTGATGGATTTCGAGCGGCTATTGGCCGCCGGCGCGGTGGACTTCGTTCAGCCAAGCCCGGCCAAGATGGGCGGAATCAGCGAGCTTCGCAGAATCTTTCCGCTCGCCACACTCCATAACGTCCCAGTGATGCCGCACTCTTTTTACGATGGTCCGGGGCTGCTGGCCGCAATCCACACGACTGCTGCGCTCGGAACAGCGGATTCCATGGTCGAGTGGCGTTGGTTCGACCTTGAAGCCACGATTTACGGCGATGCGCTGAGCCCGAAGGGTGGCCGAATTTCGGTACCCGCGGGGCCGGGCCTTGGTATCGACCCAGACCCCGATGCGATTAGGATTTACGGTTGGAAGTAG
- the sdhA gene encoding succinate dehydrogenase flavoprotein subunit — translation MTEAYEIIDHCYDVVIVGAGGAGLRAALGMAASGLSTACVTKVFPTRSHTVAAQGGMAASLGNMGDGDDWRFHMYDTVKGSDWLGDQDAIEYMCREAVPAVLELEHYGVPFSRTADGKIYQRPFGGQTIGFGRQMAQRTCAAADRTGHAILHTLYQQCVKYNTEFFVEYFALDLLMDDDGACHGLIAWNLEDGTLHRFRAHRTVLATGGYGRVYFSCTAAHTCTGDGNAMVLRAGLPLEDMEFTQFHPSGIYGSGCLITEGARGEGGYFTNSDGERFMERYAPSAKDLAGRDVVCRAMTIEINQGRGCGPRKDYIELHLEHLGADILHERLPGISETARIFAGVDVTRQPIPVLPTVHYNMGGVPTNLHGEVVTKFNGDPETIVQGLMAIGEAASVSVHGANRLGSNSLLDIVVFGRAAAYRATEMLRPGEGHPPMRQAATDRAIARLDRIRWSKGKTGAGDIRLEMQRTMQKHCAVFRTGSLLDEGVAKLDEVLAMMRDDLAIADRSMMFNTDLTEALELDNMLAQANVSLRSAIGRTESRGAHAREDFPKRDDENWLRHTLSWLDSDGPVRLDYRPVHLQPLTNEVATIPPKERVY, via the coding sequence ATGACCGAAGCCTACGAGATCATCGATCATTGCTATGACGTGGTCATCGTTGGCGCAGGCGGTGCCGGATTGCGCGCCGCACTGGGCATGGCGGCATCTGGATTGAGCACCGCCTGCGTCACCAAGGTGTTTCCGACGCGCAGTCATACGGTCGCCGCACAGGGCGGCATGGCGGCCTCGCTAGGCAACATGGGGGACGGCGATGACTGGCGCTTCCATATGTACGACACGGTCAAAGGCTCAGATTGGCTCGGCGATCAGGATGCGATCGAATACATGTGTCGCGAGGCCGTGCCCGCCGTGCTTGAGCTAGAGCACTATGGTGTTCCGTTCTCCCGCACCGCGGATGGAAAGATTTATCAGCGGCCTTTCGGCGGTCAGACGATCGGCTTCGGCAGGCAGATGGCGCAGCGCACCTGTGCCGCAGCCGATCGCACCGGCCATGCGATTCTGCACACGCTCTATCAGCAGTGCGTGAAGTATAACACCGAGTTCTTCGTCGAGTATTTCGCGCTTGATCTGTTGATGGATGACGACGGCGCCTGCCACGGCCTGATCGCCTGGAATTTGGAAGACGGCACACTCCATCGCTTTCGCGCCCATCGCACGGTGCTTGCGACCGGGGGTTATGGCCGCGTCTACTTCTCCTGCACCGCCGCGCATACCTGTACAGGGGATGGCAATGCAATGGTGCTGCGTGCAGGGCTGCCGCTTGAGGACATGGAGTTCACGCAATTCCATCCAAGCGGCATCTATGGCTCGGGCTGCCTGATCACGGAGGGCGCACGCGGCGAGGGCGGCTACTTCACCAACTCGGACGGCGAGCGTTTCATGGAGCGTTACGCGCCGAGCGCCAAGGATCTTGCCGGGCGCGACGTCGTCTGCCGCGCCATGACGATCGAGATCAATCAAGGCCGCGGCTGCGGTCCGCGCAAGGATTACATCGAGCTGCATCTGGAGCATCTCGGTGCCGACATCCTGCATGAGCGCCTGCCAGGCATCAGCGAAACCGCCCGCATCTTTGCCGGCGTCGATGTCACGCGCCAGCCAATCCCGGTGCTGCCGACCGTCCACTACAATATGGGCGGGGTGCCGACCAATTTGCATGGCGAGGTGGTCACAAAATTCAACGGTGATCCGGAAACCATCGTTCAGGGATTGATGGCGATCGGGGAAGCGGCCTCCGTGTCGGTGCACGGCGCCAACCGGTTGGGCTCCAACTCGCTGCTCGATATCGTCGTGTTCGGTCGTGCCGCGGCCTACCGGGCGACGGAGATGCTGCGCCCGGGCGAAGGGCATCCGCCCATGCGACAGGCCGCGACCGACAGGGCGATCGCGCGGTTGGATCGCATCCGCTGGTCAAAGGGCAAGACCGGCGCCGGCGACATCCGCCTTGAGATGCAACGGACCATGCAGAAGCATTGTGCGGTTTTTCGCACCGGTTCGCTGCTTGACGAAGGCGTGGCGAAACTCGATGAGGTGCTTGCCATGATGCGCGACGACCTCGCGATTGCCGACCGTTCGATGATGTTCAACACCGATCTCACCGAGGCGCTCGAGCTCGACAACATGCTGGCGCAGGCCAATGTCAGCCTGCGCTCAGCGATCGGCCGCACCGAAAGCCGCGGCGCCCATGCGCGCGAGGATTTTCCAAAACGGGATGATGAGAATTGGCTCAGACACACACTTTCGTGGCTCGATTCCGACGGACCGGTCCGGCTCGACTATCGGCCGGTGCACCTGCAGCCGCTCACGAACGAGGTGGCGACGATCCCGCCAAAGGAACGAGTGTATTAA
- the msrB gene encoding peptide-methionine (R)-S-oxide reductase MsrB produces MEAKLRTYSKTPEAISHLTPEQFRVTQQGGTELPGTGSYLHNKEPRIYADIVSGEPLFASSDRYESGCGWPSFTKPIQPANVRELRDTSHGIIRTEVRSVHGDSHLGHVFDDGPEDRGGLRYCINSASLRFIPRDQMEAEGYGTYLDQVEDVQ; encoded by the coding sequence ATGGAAGCCAAGTTACGTACCTACAGCAAGACGCCTGAGGCCATTTCCCACCTGACGCCTGAACAATTTCGAGTGACGCAGCAAGGCGGTACCGAATTGCCTGGCACGGGCAGTTATCTGCATAACAAGGAGCCGAGGATCTACGCGGATATCGTGTCAGGCGAACCCCTGTTTGCCTCTTCGGACAGATATGAATCGGGCTGCGGCTGGCCTAGCTTCACCAAGCCCATCCAGCCGGCCAATGTCCGGGAACTTCGAGATACCTCGCACGGCATCATCCGTACTGAGGTGCGCTCAGTCCATGGCGACAGCCATCTCGGCCATGTTTTTGACGATGGCCCCGAGGACCGTGGCGGTCTACGGTACTGCATCAACTCGGCTTCTCTGCGGTTCATTCCGCGTGATCAAATGGAAGCCGAAGGCTATGGAACCTACCTCGATCAAGTGGAGGACGTCCAATGA
- the msrA gene encoding peptide-methionine (S)-S-oxide reductase MsrA, which produces MTTERAVLAGGCFWGMQDLIRKQPGVISTRVGYTGGKVKNATYRNHEGHAEAIEIVFDLAKTDYRTLLEFFFQIHDPTTLNRQGNDLGTSYRSAIFYTTEEQRKIAEDTIADVEASHLWPGKVVTEVTPAGDFWEAEPEHQDYLERYPDGYTCHFVRPGWKLPKRTVQSAV; this is translated from the coding sequence ATGACGACGGAACGCGCTGTGCTGGCCGGTGGCTGCTTCTGGGGCATGCAGGATCTGATCCGAAAACAGCCGGGCGTGATCTCGACACGCGTCGGCTACACGGGCGGGAAGGTGAAGAACGCCACCTATCGCAATCACGAAGGTCATGCCGAGGCGATCGAGATTGTCTTTGATCTAGCAAAAACCGACTATCGAACGCTTCTGGAGTTCTTCTTTCAGATCCATGATCCCACCACCCTCAATCGTCAGGGCAACGATTTAGGCACGAGCTATCGGTCAGCGATCTTCTACACGACGGAGGAGCAAAGAAAGATTGCCGAAGACACGATCGCGGACGTTGAGGCTTCGCATCTCTGGCCCGGTAAGGTGGTCACGGAAGTTACTCCTGCCGGCGACTTCTGGGAGGCCGAGCCCGAGCACCAGGATTATCTGGAGCGTTATCCGGACGGCTACACCTGTCACTTCGTGCGCCCGGGCTGGAAACTGCCAAAGCGAACGGTTCAGTCGGCAGTCTGA
- a CDS encoding DUF1330 domain-containing protein has protein sequence MAKGYWITFYRSISDPAALAAYGKLAGPAIVAHGGRFLVRGEAMKAYEQGIAQRTTVTEFDSAEQAMAAHNSPAYQEALEALGSTCERDVRIVGGVD, from the coding sequence ATGGCAAAGGGATATTGGATCACCTTTTATCGCTCCATTTCCGATCCGGCTGCGCTGGCAGCGTATGGAAAGCTTGCAGGGCCGGCCATCGTCGCCCACGGTGGGCGCTTCCTTGTGCGTGGTGAGGCCATGAAGGCCTATGAGCAAGGGATTGCTCAGCGAACCACCGTGACGGAGTTCGATAGCGCCGAGCAGGCGATGGCCGCCCACAACAGTCCCGCTTATCAAGAGGCGCTCGAGGCGCTCGGCAGCACCTGCGAACGCGATGTCCGTATCGTCGGAGGAGTGGACTGA
- a CDS encoding response regulator transcription factor, whose product MRSANNEKPLVHVVDDDASMRSALKGLFDSVGLQTESYATAEDFLSANLTDRPGCIVLDVRLPGVNGLEFQGRLTQIGVGIPVVMMTGFGDIPMSVHAMKHGAVDFLPKPFRDQDMLDAVMAAIERDRQRRVIENDISQLRERFETLSPREQEVMLHVTAGKMNKQVAGDLGISEITVKIHRGAAMHKMGARTYAELVRMADVLKPDRRKLGR is encoded by the coding sequence ATGCGGTCCGCCAACAACGAAAAACCCCTTGTACACGTCGTCGACGACGACGCTTCCATGCGCAGTGCGTTAAAAGGTCTCTTCGATTCGGTCGGGCTTCAGACTGAGAGCTATGCCACAGCCGAGGATTTCCTTTCAGCAAATCTCACGGACAGGCCTGGCTGCATCGTCCTTGATGTCCGACTGCCGGGCGTGAATGGCCTCGAGTTTCAAGGTCGCCTGACTCAGATTGGCGTCGGAATTCCGGTGGTGATGATGACGGGATTCGGGGATATTCCGATGTCGGTTCACGCTATGAAGCACGGCGCAGTAGATTTCCTTCCCAAGCCGTTTCGTGATCAGGACATGCTCGATGCCGTCATGGCTGCCATCGAGCGTGACCGGCAAAGACGTGTGATCGAAAACGATATTTCGCAATTGAGAGAACGGTTCGAAACACTGTCCCCGCGCGAGCAGGAAGTGATGTTGCACGTCACGGCCGGGAAAATGAATAAGCAGGTCGCCGGCGATCTCGGAATTAGTGAAATCACGGTCAAGATTCATCGTGGCGCGGCCATGCACAAGATGGGCGCGCGCACCTATGCCGAGCTGGTTCGGATGGCCGACGTCCTCAAGCCCGACCGTCGGAAACTGGGGCGATAA